A stretch of Candidatus Cloacimonadota bacterium DNA encodes these proteins:
- the waaF gene encoding lipopolysaccharide heptosyltransferase II, with amino-acid sequence MKILIIHTAFLGDVVLITPLIKGTKKLFPDSKIDVLVIPQTQEVLRQNPHINEILIFDKRKHKIINFIKTLSKLRKNQYDLALLPHSSMTTSFLVFFSHIKKRIGFDRWLSSVLLTHKIPFKKGVHRIEKNLDFLNQFSDDRFDIQTELFPDAEDFKKADSLLSELDPVKKKIAFAPGSVWYTKRWPETYYRQLAQKLVEAGFSIVLIGSPQEKELCERIMPPSNAITVAGNTTVLESAAVLKKCDLLISNDCGALHIANAMETDVFAIFGPTVKDFGYYPYRKNDHVFEVDLPCRPCGSHGGNKCPLVHHMCMRNINPDQILKEVLTHLNNRKDQNERKD; translated from the coding sequence ATGAAAATACTCATTATTCACACTGCATTTTTAGGTGATGTCGTTCTTATCACTCCCCTGATAAAGGGAACGAAAAAACTATTTCCTGACAGCAAAATCGATGTTCTTGTCATACCCCAAACACAGGAAGTACTGAGGCAAAATCCGCACATCAACGAGATACTTATCTTTGATAAAAGAAAGCATAAGATCATTAACTTCATTAAGACATTATCAAAACTCAGAAAAAATCAATATGACCTTGCTCTGCTACCGCATAGTTCGATGACAACGTCCTTCCTCGTCTTTTTCTCCCATATAAAAAAACGGATAGGATTCGATCGATGGTTATCTTCAGTACTCCTCACTCACAAAATTCCATTCAAAAAAGGTGTTCATAGGATAGAGAAAAACCTTGATTTTCTTAATCAATTTTCAGATGATAGATTTGATATCCAGACAGAACTATTTCCTGATGCAGAGGATTTTAAAAAAGCAGATAGCTTACTTTCCGAACTTGATCCTGTTAAAAAGAAGATCGCTTTTGCTCCGGGCTCGGTATGGTATACAAAAAGATGGCCGGAAACATATTATAGACAACTCGCACAAAAGCTCGTTGAAGCCGGCTTTTCTATCGTGCTGATAGGCAGTCCCCAAGAAAAAGAACTTTGCGAAAGGATAATGCCCCCGAGCAATGCAATTACTGTTGCAGGTAACACCACGGTTCTGGAATCAGCAGCAGTTCTGAAAAAATGTGACCTACTTATCAGTAATGACTGCGGAGCGCTACATATTGCTAATGCAATGGAAACAGACGTCTTTGCTATTTTTGGTCCAACAGTTAAAGATTTTGGATATTATCCTTACAGAAAGAATGATCATGTTTTCGAGGTTGACCTTCCATGCCGTCCTTGTGGCAGTCATGGAGGAAATAAATGTCCACTTGTGCATCACATGTGCATGAGAAATATCAATCCAGATCAGATCTTAAAAGAAGTACTCACTCACCTCAATAACAGGAAAGATCAAAATGAAAGAAAAGATTAA
- a CDS encoding CDP-glycerol glycerophosphotransferase family protein, translated as MKEKIKLLFRIGYAYHKAAFDPVIEYLLSDPKYDIWFSLDMEKKRYLFFDIPYRNKIIDEWKKLGYRFTHETRGFDIVISGDTLRNSKDYGKTMLIFLNHGTGIKNILYRNLARVPDDKYLIFVEGQHRVDSLLSSPSLGKNEVYLIGLPKLDYAFQGKYDNKKELLDQWGLDQNKKTVLFAPTYKPTCMYDIKDDIFEQTKEYNLIIKLHPYSWMGKYAPHKQHRMYERRVKKHPHAVLLPFSELNIVPYYALADTVLSEASSTVFDFLAFSKFGIIYDLPCDKLSHSDGEALLEIDNREFLKNAFSHIDSSNQITHAIEKSIHPTEEMIKHADIYRDRYFYKLDGKATERFVKKMEELYYEGGHENIPYNS; from the coding sequence ATGAAAGAAAAGATTAAACTCCTTTTCAGGATCGGTTATGCCTATCATAAAGCTGCGTTTGATCCTGTTATAGAATATCTTTTAAGCGATCCGAAATATGATATCTGGTTCTCGCTGGATATGGAAAAAAAACGATATCTGTTCTTCGATATCCCTTATAGAAATAAGATAATCGATGAATGGAAAAAACTGGGATACAGGTTTACTCATGAGACTCGTGGATTTGATATTGTTATTTCTGGAGATACATTACGTAACTCTAAAGATTATGGAAAGACCATGCTCATTTTCCTGAATCATGGAACAGGAATAAAAAATATTTTATACCGCAATCTTGCTCGTGTACCTGATGATAAATATCTCATATTTGTTGAAGGACAGCACCGAGTCGATTCATTATTGAGTTCACCATCACTTGGAAAAAACGAGGTGTATCTCATTGGACTACCAAAACTTGATTATGCATTTCAAGGTAAATATGATAATAAAAAGGAGCTTCTTGATCAATGGGGATTAGATCAAAACAAAAAGACTGTTTTATTTGCTCCTACCTATAAACCTACCTGTATGTATGATATCAAGGATGATATCTTTGAGCAGACAAAAGAATATAATCTTATCATAAAATTACATCCCTACAGCTGGATGGGAAAATATGCACCTCACAAACAACATCGTATGTATGAGCGAAGAGTTAAAAAACATCCTCACGCTGTACTGCTTCCTTTCTCAGAATTGAATATTGTTCCCTATTATGCGTTGGCAGATACCGTATTAAGCGAAGCGTCGAGTACAGTATTTGATTTTCTTGCATTCAGTAAATTCGGTATCATCTATGATCTTCCCTGTGATAAACTCAGTCATTCTGATGGGGAAGCTCTCCTTGAAATCGATAATCGTGAATTTTTGAAAAATGCCTTTAGTCATATCGATTCAAGCAATCAGATAACGCATGCGATCGAGAAAAGTATCCATCCAACTGAAGAGATGATTAAACACGCAGATATATATCGAGATCGCTATTTTTACAAATTAGACGGAAAAGCAACTGAGAGGTTTGTTAAGAAAATGGAGGAACTTTATTATGAAGGAGGTCATGAAAACATTCCTTATAATTCTTAA
- a CDS encoding inositol-3-phosphate synthase, producing MNIQEKSSKLGVLIPGLGAIGTTFIGGLELIKKGYSKPIGSLTQMGTIRLGKRTEKRSPLIKDFLPLANIEDLIIGGWDIFEDSAYDTAKKARVLSNDHIELVKDELMAVKPMKAVFDKKYVKKLDGTHIKQADTKYKLAQMLMDDIKNFRNANNLTDIVMVWCASTEIYIEQQDVHESLANFEQGLKENNDAISPSMIYAYAALKSGIPFANGAPNLTVDIPAILELAKIQNLPIAGKDFKTGQTLMKTIVAPGLRSRVIGVNGWFSTNILGNRDGEVLDDPESFKTKEVSKLGVLDSILQPEMNPELYGDLYHKVRINYYPPRGDNKEGWDNIDIFGWLGYPMQIKIDFLCKDSILAAPIVLDLVLFMDLAKRVGFSGIQEWLSFYFKSPMHLPTLYPEHDLFVQLAKLKNTLRYIMGEEMITHLGLDYYYNNAPEAK from the coding sequence ATGAATATACAAGAAAAATCATCTAAATTAGGGGTTTTGATACCTGGCCTCGGTGCAATCGGGACGACATTTATTGGAGGACTCGAACTCATCAAAAAAGGTTATTCAAAACCAATCGGCAGTTTAACACAAATGGGCACGATCCGTTTGGGAAAAAGAACGGAGAAACGCTCTCCGCTTATCAAAGATTTTTTACCTTTGGCAAACATTGAAGATCTTATTATTGGTGGCTGGGATATTTTTGAGGATTCAGCATATGATACCGCTAAAAAAGCACGGGTTCTGAGTAATGATCATATTGAACTTGTCAAAGATGAACTCATGGCAGTTAAACCGATGAAAGCTGTTTTTGATAAAAAGTATGTAAAGAAACTTGATGGCACCCATATAAAACAAGCAGATACAAAATATAAACTCGCCCAGATGCTCATGGATGATATCAAGAATTTCAGAAATGCAAATAATCTGACAGATATTGTAATGGTTTGGTGCGCATCGACTGAAATATATATCGAACAACAGGATGTACATGAATCCCTGGCAAACTTTGAACAAGGTCTTAAAGAAAATAATGATGCGATCTCGCCAAGTATGATCTATGCGTATGCAGCCCTTAAATCTGGTATTCCTTTTGCAAACGGAGCACCAAACCTTACTGTTGATATTCCTGCAATATTGGAACTGGCAAAGATCCAAAACCTGCCAATTGCCGGAAAAGATTTTAAAACAGGGCAAACTTTGATGAAGACGATCGTTGCACCTGGATTAAGATCACGTGTTATTGGTGTTAATGGATGGTTCTCAACGAACATTTTAGGCAACAGAGACGGTGAAGTCCTCGATGATCCTGAATCTTTTAAAACAAAGGAAGTGAGTAAGCTCGGAGTTCTTGACTCGATCCTTCAACCGGAAATGAATCCCGAACTTTACGGTGATCTTTATCATAAAGTTAGAATCAATTACTATCCTCCCCGTGGAGATAATAAAGAAGGCTGGGATAACATCGACATCTTTGGATGGCTGGGATATCCAATGCAGATCAAGATCGATTTTTTATGTAAAGACAGTATTCTCGCTGCTCCAATCGTCCTTGATCTCGTCTTGTTCATGGATCTTGCAAAACGCGTTGGTTTCTCAGGTATTCAGGAATGGCTTTCCTTCTACTTCAAAAGTCCGATGCATCTTCCAACTCTTTATCCGGAACATGATCTTTTTGTTCAGCTTGCAAAACTGAAAAACACACTCCGCTATATTATGGGTGAAGAGATGATCACCCATCTTGGACTTGATTACTATTATAATAATGCTCCTGAAGCAAAGTAG
- a CDS encoding glycosyltransferase family 1 protein — translation VLLVGPGKRVFRTDYYIMKAFEHLGHSVLVFHEAKIYSLLFALTHVIFKLIVVVYKPDFVFYSKANKISLKDMEWVKKRCTTILWYYDLRIPIEKKLIDRAKRVDLFYITNKGQIHHLKDQSANAKYLTQACITDYHPTTEHYIYNVSFIGNNNISDSMMREDLLNKIGSHFDLHVFGARWSSKNFTSHPRIFKENYANVCAGSKIVLDIKSFDFCLDVDGNFSNRIPLTLGFGGFLLAQYTPGVDQLYQDKKHLVYFRSPEEAISLIDYYLHHEDERKQIAEQGREYVLKNHTYINKVEQMIRDAEQLNKNIIL, via the coding sequence AAGTTTTATTGGTAGGACCGGGAAAGAGAGTTTTTAGGACAGATTATTATATCATGAAAGCTTTTGAACATTTAGGACATTCCGTTCTGGTTTTTCATGAAGCAAAAATATACTCACTCCTCTTTGCCTTAACTCATGTTATTTTTAAGTTGATCGTTGTAGTTTACAAGCCAGATTTTGTTTTTTATTCCAAGGCTAATAAAATTTCATTGAAAGATATGGAATGGGTGAAGAAAAGATGTACAACAATTTTGTGGTATTATGATCTCAGGATCCCTATCGAGAAAAAACTCATTGATAGGGCTAAAAGAGTTGATTTGTTTTACATCACTAATAAAGGACAAATACACCACCTAAAAGATCAAAGCGCAAATGCAAAGTATCTCACACAGGCATGCATAACAGATTATCATCCAACAACTGAACATTATATATATAATGTGAGTTTCATCGGTAATAATAACATCTCTGATTCTATGATGAGAGAAGATTTGCTTAATAAAATAGGTTCTCATTTCGATCTGCATGTGTTCGGAGCACGATGGTCGAGTAAAAACTTTACAAGTCATCCCCGAATATTTAAAGAAAATTATGCTAATGTATGTGCCGGATCAAAAATCGTTCTTGATATAAAATCATTTGACTTCTGTTTGGATGTTGATGGTAATTTTTCAAATAGGATACCGCTCACCCTTGGTTTTGGTGGATTTCTTCTTGCCCAATATACTCCAGGAGTTGATCAATTATATCAAGATAAAAAGCATCTTGTTTATTTCAGATCTCCAGAAGAAGCAATCAGTTTGATCGATTACTATCTTCATCATGAAGACGAAAGAAAACAAATCGCTGAGCAAGGAAGGGAATACGTTCTTAAAAATCATACATACATCAATAAGGTGGAGCAGATGATTCGGGATGCAGAACAGCTTAATAAAAATATCATACTATGA